One genomic segment of Bacteroidota bacterium includes these proteins:
- the mqnE gene encoding aminofutalosine synthase MqnE, with protein sequence MSDSQKVFDHLSGTTNNPVLFKIADKVLQDKRISFDEGVILFENASLGFTGTLADYIRIKKHGLTTYFNRNFHIEPTNLCVFSCKFCSYSRLIKQKEDGWIMSKEQMMDIVKSYLDKPVTEVHIVGGVLPQMNLEFFADLLRSIKEIAPHLHIKGYTAVELEYMIRKAKLSWHDGLKYLKEAGLDSLPGGGAEIFDEEIRNQICADKADTKTWLDIHEAAHNLGMHSNATILYGHIENYSHRIDHLDRLRNLQDKTGGFNTFIPLKFRNKNNEMNYVPEGSVIEDLRNYAISRIYLDNFPHIKAYWPMIGRQVAQMSLNFGVNDIDGTIDDSTKIYSMAGAEEQSPTMSTKEIVELIREAGKHPVERDTLYNILHDFHDVEFADDTSQGFINLPVIH encoded by the coding sequence ATGAGCGACTCACAGAAAGTTTTTGATCATCTTTCCGGAACTACGAATAATCCGGTGTTATTTAAAATTGCAGATAAAGTGTTGCAAGATAAACGCATCAGCTTTGATGAAGGTGTAATTCTTTTTGAAAATGCTTCTCTTGGTTTTACCGGTACGCTTGCAGATTATATTCGAATAAAAAAACACGGGCTCACTACTTATTTCAATCGCAACTTTCATATTGAACCCACTAATTTATGTGTGTTCTCCTGTAAATTTTGTTCCTATAGCAGATTGATAAAACAAAAGGAAGATGGATGGATAATGTCCAAAGAACAAATGATGGATATTGTGAAATCGTATTTGGATAAACCTGTTACTGAAGTGCATATTGTGGGTGGAGTATTGCCGCAAATGAATCTTGAATTCTTTGCAGATTTATTGCGCTCGATAAAAGAAATTGCTCCGCATTTGCATATCAAAGGATATACTGCGGTTGAATTAGAATATATGATTCGCAAAGCAAAATTGAGTTGGCATGATGGATTAAAATATTTGAAAGAAGCCGGATTGGATTCATTGCCCGGCGGAGGGGCTGAAATATTTGATGAGGAAATTCGCAATCAGATTTGTGCAGATAAAGCAGATACAAAAACATGGTTAGATATTCATGAAGCAGCACATAATTTAGGAATGCATAGCAACGCAACTATTTTATATGGACATATAGAAAACTATTCTCATCGTATTGATCATCTTGATAGATTGAGAAATTTGCAAGATAAAACCGGTGGATTTAATACATTCATTCCATTAAAATTTCGCAATAAAAATAATGAGATGAATTATGTGCCTGAAGGTTCTGTAATAGAGGATTTACGCAATTATGCAATCTCCAGAATTTACCTCGATAACTTCCCGCATATAAAAGCATATTGGCCAATGATTGGAAGACAGGTGGCGCAGATGTCTTTAAATTTTGGAGTAAATGATATTGATGGAACAATTGACGACAGCACAAAAATTTATTCAATGGCAGGCGCTGAAGAACAATCACCAACAATGAGCACAAAAGAAATTGTTGAATTGATTCGTGAGGCCGGAAAACATCCGGTGGAAAGAGATACGCTATATAATATTTTGCATGATTTTCATGATGTAGAATTTGCAGATGATACCTCTCAAGGGTTTATTAATCTTCCTGTAATTCATTAA
- a CDS encoding ATP-binding cassette domain-containing protein, whose protein sequence is MIEVINLSKTFSLSKKQQKEMGAEISGNTIDAVSNISFSCKPGRIFTLLGPNGAGKTTTLRMIATILKPTGGHIKVAGYDVVEQEVEVRRRLGFLTGSTGLYDRLTPNEFITYFGKLSGMPDDLIEKRKKELFDRLDINSFANRRIAKFSTGMKQKVSIARTMIHDPEVVVFDEPTSGLDVLTAKNIIQLIRDCRDQNKTVIFSTHIMSEVNMLSDDLAIIHKGDLIYNNTYENFKSTMQEPTLEDEFIRIATNHENTKA, encoded by the coding sequence ATGATTGAAGTAATTAATCTTTCAAAAACATTTTCGCTTTCAAAAAAGCAACAAAAAGAAATGGGCGCCGAAATTTCGGGCAACACAATTGATGCAGTCAGCAATATTTCCTTTAGCTGTAAACCCGGTCGCATCTTTACTTTACTGGGTCCGAATGGTGCGGGAAAAACAACTACGTTACGCATGATTGCAACGATATTAAAGCCAACAGGCGGACATATAAAAGTAGCGGGTTATGATGTGGTGGAGCAAGAAGTGGAAGTACGCAGACGATTGGGATTTCTTACCGGCTCTACAGGATTATACGACAGACTTACACCGAATGAGTTTATTACTTACTTCGGGAAATTAAGTGGAATGCCGGATGACTTAATTGAAAAAAGAAAAAAAGAATTGTTCGACAGATTGGATATAAATTCATTTGCAAACAGACGCATTGCAAAATTCAGTACCGGTATGAAACAAAAAGTTTCTATTGCCCGCACCATGATTCACGATCCGGAAGTAGTGGTATTTGATGAACCAACTTCAGGATTAGATGTACTCACTGCAAAAAATATTATTCAATTAATTCGTGATTGCAGAGATCAAAATAAAACCGTTATTTTTTCTACGCATATTATGAGTGAAGTAAATATGTTGAGTGATGATCTTGCAATTATTCATAAGGGCGATTTAATTTATAATAATACTTACGAAAATTTTAAATCAACAATGCAAGAACCAACATTGGAAGATGAGTTTATTCGCATTGCAACTAATCACGAAAACACTAAAGCCTAA
- a CDS encoding nucleoside phosphorylase: MFKASEIILNADSSVYHLHLHPEQVSDTIITVGDPERVQLVSRHFTTIEHTVENREFITHTGYYNNKRVTVISSGIGTDNIDIVLNELHILKHVDLQTRKLLPINNPFKIFRIGTSGSLHSDIPVDSFVASHYAIGLDNLMHFYPYQNTNEEDALLQYLLKAIHFPNTISPYVFASSKELQTHFDSGFHKGITMTCPGFYGPQARAIFSSPILPNFLEQLNAFQFQNYRICNFEMESSGLFGLCALLNHQCISLNAILANRADGTFSKQPEKTIARLIEKCLDVIGGIN, encoded by the coding sequence GTGTTTAAAGCGAGTGAGATTATATTAAATGCCGATAGCAGTGTATATCATTTACATCTGCATCCAGAACAAGTATCAGATACAATCATAACTGTCGGCGATCCGGAACGTGTACAATTGGTGAGCAGACATTTTACAACCATTGAACACACTGTTGAAAACAGAGAATTTATTACACATACAGGATATTATAACAACAAACGTGTTACAGTAATCAGCAGCGGAATCGGTACGGATAATATTGATATTGTGTTGAATGAATTGCATATTCTGAAACATGTGGATTTGCAAACTCGCAAATTGTTACCAATAAATAATCCATTTAAAATTTTCAGAATTGGCACTTCCGGAAGTTTGCATTCGGATATTCCGGTAGATAGTTTTGTTGCGAGTCATTACGCAATTGGTTTAGATAATCTGATGCATTTTTATCCTTATCAAAATACAAATGAGGAAGATGCACTTTTACAATATTTATTAAAAGCGATTCATTTTCCGAATACAATATCTCCTTATGTCTTTGCATCATCCAAAGAACTACAAACACATTTTGATTCCGGTTTTCATAAAGGAATAACAATGACTTGTCCGGGATTTTATGGTCCGCAGGCGAGAGCAATTTTTTCATCACCAATACTCCCGAATTTTTTAGAACAACTCAATGCATTTCAATTTCAGAACTATCGCATTTGCAATTTTGAAATGGAGTCGTCGGGATTGTTTGGTTTATGTGCTTTATTAAATCATCAATGTATTTCACTCAATGCAATTTTAGCAAATCGTGCAGATGGCACATTTAGTAAACAGCCTGAAAAAACAATTGCAAGATTGATTGAAAAATGTCTGGATGTAATTGGGGGGATAAATTAA
- a CDS encoding T9SS type A sorting domain-containing protein: MKRIFIFIACAFCACNAFSQYDANWAFGDGTGLFFSEDTIIPFESSISGFEAQASISDSSGNLLFYTNGQNVWNREHELMPNGTGLKIGKLSPDSAFGSSITQGVIILPMPLSERMYYIFYNKDNALENGLDYCVVDMDAESGLGDVIEKNITILERPTTEKMQAVQHANGRDWWLMIHSSIIITDEDWPDYITTFLITPSGIEGPFDQEPGFETVDDDNYNGLGQMKFNRQGNMLAYTRGKHVELADFDRCTGLLSNWYTIKNVHEYGTYGCEFSPDGTKLYITGGIVSPSNNTQLYQYCLNCKDEIIDSTKQLIYKENFEDFKLGQLQLGTNNRIFIAMTYIYPDYIFSFQNMNLSIINTPNNIGLSSDFDTLTLSLNGKGVKGGLPNMPNYNLGALAGSGCDTVISGVINSEQLKNAITFYPNPAYDYIIISGDINANDILKIYSADGRVVLQEKINTTNTKVDISKLPPGVYVIQISEDGLVKYSEKLFK, translated from the coding sequence ATGAAAAGAATATTTATTTTCATTGCATGCGCCTTTTGCGCATGCAATGCCTTTTCGCAATATGATGCTAACTGGGCTTTTGGCGATGGAACTGGATTGTTTTTTAGCGAGGATACTATTATACCCTTTGAATCATCAATATCTGGATTTGAAGCACAAGCAAGTATTTCGGACAGCAGCGGTAATTTATTATTTTATACAAATGGTCAGAATGTTTGGAATAGGGAGCATGAATTAATGCCAAATGGCACAGGACTCAAAATTGGTAAATTAAGCCCGGATTCTGCATTCGGTTCAAGTATAACACAAGGAGTAATAATTTTACCCATGCCATTATCCGAACGCATGTATTATATATTTTATAATAAGGATAACGCTTTGGAAAATGGCCTCGATTATTGTGTGGTTGATATGGATGCAGAAAGTGGACTTGGAGATGTAATTGAAAAAAATATAACTATATTAGAAAGACCAACAACAGAAAAAATGCAAGCAGTTCAGCATGCCAATGGAAGGGACTGGTGGTTAATGATTCATAGCAGCATTATTATAACAGATGAAGATTGGCCGGACTATATCACCACTTTTTTGATAACACCATCTGGTATTGAAGGTCCGTTCGACCAGGAGCCTGGATTTGAAACTGTAGATGATGATAATTATAATGGTTTAGGTCAAATGAAATTTAATAGACAAGGGAATATGCTTGCCTATACAAGAGGGAAACATGTGGAACTTGCCGATTTTGATCGTTGTACTGGTTTATTGTCAAATTGGTACACAATTAAAAACGTACATGAGTATGGTACTTATGGGTGTGAATTTTCGCCTGATGGAACTAAATTATACATAACTGGAGGAATAGTTTCGCCAAGTAATAATACCCAACTTTATCAATATTGTTTAAATTGTAAGGATGAAATAATTGATTCTACGAAACAACTTATTTATAAGGAAAATTTTGAAGATTTTAAATTAGGGCAACTTCAATTAGGTACAAACAATAGAATCTTCATTGCAATGACTTATATATATCCGGATTATATTTTTAGTTTTCAGAATATGAATTTATCAATTATTAATACACCTAATAATATAGGTCTAAGTTCGGATTTTGATACTTTAACGTTATCGTTAAATGGTAAAGGTGTGAAAGGAGGTCTTCCCAACATGCCCAACTATAATCTGGGTGCATTAGCAGGCAGTGGATGTGATACTGTAATTTCCGGTGTAATTAATTCGGAGCAATTAAAAAATGCCATTACATTTTATCCCAATCCCGCATACGACTACATCATTATTTCAGGAGATATAAATGCAAATGATATTTTAAAAATATACAGTGCAGATGGCAGAGTTGTGTTGCAGGAAAAAATAAATACAACAAATACGAAAGTGGATATTTCTAAGCTTCCTCCGGGTGTGTATGTTATTCAAATAAGTGAAGATGGGTTGGTGAAGTATTCGGAGAAGTTATTCAAATAG
- a CDS encoding histidine phosphatase family protein, translating into MEKHIYLIRHGETDFNKQGIVQGRGVDSSLNENGRLQSQLFFDAYNNAGFEKIFVSNLKRTYQTIEPFALSGIHIEKHAGLDEISWGVHEGQSDGDSFKRFYEILHLWKSGDISQKIDGGESPVDVQQRQLEFLEKLITTPENNILICSHGRAMRILLCTMLQQDLKEMDSYPHRNLSLYKLNFNEGVFRVTLFNEIQHVESTF; encoded by the coding sequence TTGGAAAAGCATATTTATTTAATTCGCCACGGTGAAACTGATTTTAATAAACAAGGAATTGTGCAGGGTAGAGGAGTGGATAGTTCGTTAAATGAAAATGGAAGATTGCAAAGTCAATTATTTTTTGATGCATATAACAATGCAGGTTTCGAAAAAATTTTCGTTTCGAATTTAAAACGCACTTATCAAACAATAGAGCCATTTGCACTATCGGGAATTCATATTGAAAAACATGCAGGTTTAGATGAAATTAGTTGGGGTGTGCATGAAGGACAAAGTGATGGCGATTCTTTTAAACGGTTTTATGAAATTTTGCATTTGTGGAAGAGCGGTGATATCTCACAAAAAATTGATGGCGGTGAAAGTCCGGTAGATGTGCAACAACGACAATTAGAGTTTTTGGAAAAGCTCATCACAACTCCAGAAAATAATATTCTTATTTGTTCGCATGGCAGAGCAATGCGGATTTTACTTTGCACTATGTTGCAACAGGATTTAAAAGAAATGGATAGCTACCCACATCGCAATCTCAGTTTGTATAAACTTAATTTTAATGAAGGTGTTTTTCGAGTAACACTGTTTAATGAAATACAACATGTTGAATCCACATTTTAA
- a CDS encoding ABC transporter permease: protein MKNIFTIFRKEFKDVTRDKRTLYMMLLMPLLLYPVILTVVTNFLESQQEKADASITRIGIIETGGEMLFDEYAHSTKQTRITNLAIDTITAKQLVTTDSFDVIYWFPADFVAAIDSILPTTYNYYYNSTNNEYKVDGIRKMDAEFQGILGAKRIAQLNINATQLNPASSRGINLASEREQTGAIIGGMIPYFFMIFCLLGCMYPAIDLAAGEKERGTLETLLVSSASRVEIYIGKFLVVALSGFISAISAIIGMLIAAKINFDSGDMAGGGAMAELMNGILEPGTVIQLLLILLPLNIFFAALLLMLSIYARSFKEAQSYISPLMIIVVLPAIIGMMPGVRLDTTTAFIPILNVSLGAKEIISGTAQPIPLILTYVSLLVYAGISLIISVRFFNNEKNIMRG from the coding sequence ATGAAAAATATATTTACCATATTCCGAAAAGAATTTAAAGATGTTACACGGGATAAACGCACATTATACATGATGCTGTTAATGCCTTTGTTACTTTATCCTGTAATACTCACAGTGGTTACAAATTTTTTGGAATCACAGCAAGAAAAAGCGGATGCAAGTATTACAAGAATTGGTATTATTGAAACCGGTGGCGAAATGTTATTTGATGAATACGCACACTCCACTAAGCAAACAAGAATTACAAATCTTGCAATAGATACAATTACAGCAAAGCAATTAGTTACCACAGATAGCTTTGATGTGATCTATTGGTTTCCTGCAGATTTTGTTGCCGCTATTGATTCTATTTTGCCAACCACTTATAATTATTATTACAACTCAACTAATAATGAATATAAAGTAGATGGTATTCGAAAAATGGATGCAGAATTTCAAGGCATACTCGGTGCAAAAAGAATAGCGCAACTAAATATAAATGCCACACAATTAAATCCTGCATCATCCAGAGGAATTAATCTTGCAAGTGAACGTGAACAAACAGGTGCAATCATCGGTGGAATGATTCCGTATTTCTTTATGATATTTTGTTTACTCGGTTGTATGTATCCTGCAATAGATTTAGCAGCGGGAGAAAAAGAAAGAGGTACGTTAGAGACATTATTAGTTTCATCAGCAAGCAGAGTTGAAATATATATAGGTAAATTTTTAGTTGTTGCATTATCCGGATTTATTTCTGCAATAAGTGCAATCATCGGAATGCTTATCGCAGCAAAAATAAATTTTGATTCAGGGGATATGGCAGGCGGCGGCGCAATGGCAGAATTAATGAATGGCATTTTAGAACCGGGCACCGTAATTCAATTATTATTAATTCTACTTCCATTAAATATTTTCTTTGCAGCACTTTTACTGATGCTATCTATTTATGCAAGATCATTTAAAGAAGCACAGAGTTATATCAGTCCACTGATGATAATAGTAGTGCTTCCTGCAATTATAGGTATGATGCCCGGTGTTCGATTAGATACCACCACCGCATTTATTCCCATATTAAATGTGTCATTAGGAGCCAAAGAAATTATTTCAGGAACTGCACAACCAATACCATTAATACTTACTTATGTTTCATTATTAGTGTATGCCGGAATCAGCTTAATAATTAGCGTGAGATTCTTTAATAATGAGAAGAATATAATGCGAGGATGA
- a CDS encoding T9SS type A sorting domain-containing protein, producing MKSILLCIAAAISCCYTFAQQDANWVFGDSAGLYFHDGIVESFTTSMQGYDASASISDSDGNLLFYTNGIYIWNKYHELMTNGDSLQIGGLPYGVEYGSSITQGVIIVPKPDYYNQYYIFYIKDFGLAYALVDMSDSTGIVLDKNIEIYDKSLTEKMQAVKHANGCDWWLVLRGWPDVLVGDSAFYFLTYLITASGIEGPFFQYYGEEYEFENISGVGQMKFTQDGSKVALIRNTYIDIYDFDRSTGLFSNWQTINNVFEYGAYGLEWSSDKTKLYATGNYGPAAKTQLVQYCFNCKSILDSTRTLIFKESFEGFALSQMEIGSDSKIYITISHYIDPNWVYDNYNKNLSVINKPNLEGSTCDFDTLTISLGGHRVKYGLPNIPNYNLGALPGYECDSIIISATDGMKENNIALYPNPSNGYLQISGIDDYNIPAQITITDLSGNMIESFSNKYLTTPIDVSALSNGLYIITIIQGGQMLLQDKFLILKNN from the coding sequence ATGAAAAGCATTTTATTATGTATAGCAGCAGCAATAAGCTGCTGCTATACTTTTGCTCAACAAGATGCGAATTGGGTATTTGGAGATAGTGCAGGATTATATTTTCATGATGGAATTGTAGAATCATTTACTACCAGTATGCAAGGATATGATGCAAGTGCCAGCATTTCAGATAGTGATGGTAATTTGCTTTTTTATACAAATGGAATTTATATTTGGAATAAATACCATGAGTTAATGACAAACGGTGATAGCTTGCAAATAGGTGGCTTGCCATATGGTGTGGAATATGGTAGCAGCATTACGCAGGGTGTTATTATTGTTCCTAAACCTGATTATTATAATCAATATTATATTTTTTATATCAAGGACTTTGGACTTGCCTATGCGTTGGTGGATATGAGTGATTCAACGGGAATAGTCCTAGATAAAAATATTGAAATCTATGATAAATCGTTAACAGAGAAAATGCAAGCAGTTAAGCACGCAAACGGTTGCGACTGGTGGTTGGTATTAAGAGGCTGGCCAGATGTATTGGTAGGAGATTCTGCTTTTTATTTTCTTACATATTTAATTACTGCATCAGGTATCGAAGGTCCTTTTTTTCAATACTATGGAGAAGAATACGAATTTGAGAATATATCCGGAGTAGGACAAATGAAATTTACTCAAGATGGATCTAAAGTAGCACTAATTAGAAATACATATATAGATATTTATGATTTTGACCGCTCTACGGGGTTATTCAGCAACTGGCAAACAATTAATAATGTATTTGAATATGGTGCGTATGGGTTAGAATGGTCATCCGACAAAACAAAGTTATATGCCACTGGTAATTATGGACCAGCTGCCAAAACGCAATTAGTTCAATATTGCTTTAATTGCAAATCTATTCTTGACAGTACACGTACTTTAATTTTTAAAGAATCTTTTGAAGGATTTGCATTAAGCCAAATGGAAATTGGAAGCGATAGTAAGATTTATATAACAATCTCTCACTATATAGATCCCAATTGGGTTTATGATAATTATAATAAAAACCTATCAGTAATCAACAAGCCAAACTTAGAAGGATCAACATGCGATTTTGATACCCTTACAATTTCCTTGGGTGGTCATCGAGTTAAATATGGGCTACCCAACATTCCCAATTACAATCTTGGTGCATTGCCGGGTTATGAATGTGATAGCATAATTATTTCTGCTACAGATGGAATGAAGGAAAATAATATTGCCTTATATCCAAATCCATCCAATGGATATTTACAAATAAGTGGTATAGATGATTATAACATTCCTGCTCAAATTACAATTACTGATTTAAGTGGGAATATGATAGAGTCATTTTCAAATAAATATTTGACAACTCCGATAGATGTAAGTGCATTGAGTAATGGATTATATATTATTACCATTATCCAGGGAGGACAAATGCTTTTACAAGATAAATTCCTCATCCTAAAAAACAATTAA
- a CDS encoding T9SS type A sorting domain-containing protein, whose protein sequence is MLKSALVILGIILYCNTFSQTRPVCATNEYIQQLEQQYPGYLQQLNTIDMHVDEMIKNKSESRSSEDTIVYYIPVVFHVVYNNLTENVSDAQLLSQLDVLNEDYRRLNVDRTNTPAAFEDLAADTYIQFIMAEVDPDGNPTDGITRTETTITSWNLFTGPGEDNYAENIKFTDKNGHDIWDRNCYLNIWVGDLGASILGYAQPPGGALLKDGVVIGYKWIGTGGTSIYPYNRGRTTTHEVGHWLSLKHIWGDDGNSCVGSDLVADTPNQAGENYGCPNFPKTDACSPTAPGVMFMNYMDYTDDNCMNMFTQGQANKMRAIMVSTREEILECASLVNIPSVNSSVPFGLSVYPNPATDAIVLRSNGLNNNTLFVDVFNIMGERVYSETFAGNETAHLIQVNSFSVGSYLIRVTDGTVSETIQFIVTK, encoded by the coding sequence ATGTTAAAATCAGCTTTAGTTATACTGGGAATTATACTTTATTGTAACACCTTTTCACAAACTCGTCCTGTTTGTGCAACCAATGAATATATACAACAATTGGAACAGCAATATCCTGGATATTTACAACAATTAAATACGATTGATATGCATGTGGATGAAATGATTAAAAATAAATCTGAATCCAGATCTAGTGAGGATACAATTGTTTATTATATACCTGTTGTATTTCATGTGGTGTATAATAATCTGACTGAAAATGTTTCCGATGCACAATTACTTTCTCAATTAGATGTACTGAATGAAGATTACAGAAGATTAAATGTGGATAGAACAAATACGCCGGCGGCATTTGAAGATCTGGCAGCAGATACATATATCCAGTTTATAATGGCAGAAGTAGATCCCGATGGTAATCCAACGGATGGAATTACAAGAACTGAAACAACTATTACATCATGGAATCTTTTTACCGGACCAGGTGAGGATAATTATGCAGAGAACATAAAATTTACAGATAAAAATGGACATGATATTTGGGATCGTAATTGTTATTTAAATATTTGGGTAGGTGATTTAGGTGCTTCAATTCTAGGTTATGCGCAACCTCCCGGTGGTGCTTTGCTAAAAGATGGTGTTGTGATTGGTTATAAATGGATTGGCACAGGTGGCACTTCTATTTATCCTTATAATAGAGGAAGAACAACCACACATGAAGTGGGCCATTGGTTAAGTTTAAAACATATTTGGGGTGATGATGGAAATTCTTGTGTGGGAAGTGATCTTGTTGCAGATACGCCTAATCAAGCAGGTGAAAATTATGGCTGCCCTAATTTTCCAAAAACAGACGCTTGTTCTCCAACAGCACCCGGTGTTATGTTTATGAATTATATGGATTACACAGATGATAATTGCATGAATATGTTCACGCAAGGTCAGGCAAATAAAATGCGTGCTATTATGGTAAGTACCCGTGAAGAAATTCTAGAATGTGCTTCCCTTGTAAATATTCCCAGTGTAAATTCTTCGGTACCTTTTGGTTTATCGGTGTATCCGAATCCTGCAACAGATGCTATTGTTTTAAGATCAAATGGATTAAATAATAATACACTGTTTGTGGATGTATTTAATATCATGGGTGAAAGAGTTTATTCAGAAACTTTTGCCGGTAACGAAACTGCACATTTAATACAAGTGAATTCTTTTTCTGTAGGTTCTTATTTAATTCGTGTAACTGATGGAACTGTTTCTGAAACAATTCAATTTATTGTAACAAAATAA
- a CDS encoding universal stress protein, with protein MIEKKGILVPTDFSKPAFSALEYGIYIANRRDLPIYLLHIADKSKLRDKIEVRDEYRNRIAALYNKLEQLKNKSGGAFRIKTFLIISDESISEEIIAFGEKMETTLCLMGTFGGSYSASKIRIGTNTGKVVSDAPFPVATSFTTKKPISFKNLLLPIDFTKHTTEKVERIIYFAKDYDAKIHLLATSEFLEELTTSDDKLIERLEEAATEIRKQGLRCSTEIIRHDAVSNSVTSYAKEVDADLIVIMAAHQNWLSQWIFGSRTNKVIMYADIPVLSFRPQE; from the coding sequence ATGATTGAAAAGAAAGGCATACTTGTTCCCACTGATTTTTCTAAACCTGCATTTTCTGCTTTGGAATATGGTATATACATTGCCAATCGCCGTGACCTTCCTATTTATCTATTGCATATTGCTGATAAAAGTAAGTTGCGAGATAAAATAGAAGTAAGAGATGAATACCGCAATCGTATAGCTGCGCTTTATAATAAGTTAGAACAATTAAAAAATAAAAGTGGTGGTGCATTTCGCATTAAAACATTTTTGATAATATCTGATGAATCCATCTCAGAAGAGATAATTGCTTTTGGTGAAAAAATGGAAACAACCTTGTGCCTTATGGGCACGTTTGGAGGATCTTATTCTGCAAGTAAAATTCGCATTGGTACCAACACAGGAAAAGTAGTAAGCGATGCACCATTTCCGGTTGCAACAAGTTTTACTACGAAGAAACCTATCAGCTTTAAAAATTTATTATTACCCATTGATTTTACAAAACATACTACTGAAAAAGTAGAACGCATTATTTATTTCGCAAAAGATTATGATGCTAAAATACACTTACTTGCAACATCAGAATTTTTGGAAGAACTCACCACCTCCGATGATAAATTAATTGAGCGATTAGAAGAAGCTGCAACAGAAATTCGTAAGCAAGGCTTGCGATGCAGCACAGAAATTATTCGTCATGATGCAGTGAGTAATTCAGTAACCAGTTATGCAAAAGAAGTAGATGCAGATTTAATTGTAATTATGGCAGCACATCAAAACTGGTTATCACAATGGATATTCGGCAGCCGTACCAATAAAGTAATTATGTATGCAGATATTCCGGTATTAAGTTTTCGTCCGCAGGAGTAA
- a CDS encoding menaquinone biosynthesis protein — protein sequence MKYNMLNPHFKVSLVSYWNTKPFLFGIQHSPVKQFFDMQLDVPSAGGKKMLQSETDIALIPVVIKNEIPELQLITDYCIGAIGPVRTVCLVSNVPIEEIEEIFLDDHSLTSVQLLRVLLKEYWKLSPTMKPASSGFLDAVKNNTAALVIGDRSFHVSSRFKYVYDLAECWIQHTGLPFVFAAWFSRKPIDAEIITMLNEALKFGVDHIDEVAALLSGATISEQEMHYYLTHNINYHLDDAKRKGMDLFLQKIKTLETVQS from the coding sequence ATGAAATACAACATGTTGAATCCACATTTTAAAGTAAGCCTTGTTTCGTATTGGAATACCAAACCATTTTTATTTGGAATTCAACACAGTCCGGTGAAACAATTTTTTGATATGCAATTGGATGTACCTTCTGCGGGAGGTAAAAAAATGTTGCAGTCAGAAACTGATATTGCATTAATACCCGTTGTTATAAAAAATGAAATTCCTGAATTACAACTCATCACAGATTATTGCATTGGTGCTATCGGTCCGGTGCGCACAGTTTGTTTGGTGAGCAATGTTCCGATTGAAGAAATAGAAGAAATATTTTTAGATGATCATTCACTTACTTCTGTGCAATTGTTGCGAGTACTTTTAAAAGAATACTGGAAATTATCTCCAACAATGAAACCTGCTTCATCGGGATTTTTAGATGCAGTAAAAAATAACACTGCTGCATTGGTAATTGGTGATCGCAGTTTTCATGTAAGCAGCCGTTTTAAATATGTATATGATCTTGCTGAATGCTGGATACAACATACAGGATTACCATTTGTATTTGCAGCATGGTTTAGTCGCAAACCTATAGATGCAGAAATAATAACGATGCTAAATGAAGCATTAAAATTTGGTGTAGATCATATTGATGAAGTAGCAGCTTTATTATCCGGCGCCACTATCTCAGAACAGGAAATGCATTATTATCTCACGCACAATATTAATTATCATTTGGATGATGCAAAACGCAAAGGCATGGATTTATTTCTGCAAAAAATAAAAACATTAGAGACTGTGCAATCCTGA